A single window of Haliotis asinina isolate JCU_RB_2024 chromosome 5, JCU_Hal_asi_v2, whole genome shotgun sequence DNA harbors:
- the LOC137284341 gene encoding glycoprotein-N-acetylgalactosamine 3-beta-galactosyltransferase 1-A-like, producing MTASFRGAAVGLTVVLLSYNLKLHWRSSEEGRRNKQIVVHTRDSGQTENRGRSPRILCWILTQPKNLKNRTASVKETWARECDTTLFFSSLNDSTFPTIGLGFEEKRRNLIKKTMGALRYIFKDYIHEADWFLKADDDTYVVVDNLRHFLKDKNPDEPIYYGSKFILEDFTYHSGGAGYVMSRDLVKDIVLHSNEKQECEEKGAEDRRIGMCVKALGGVTGNSTDHNNLEVFHWSSAEYFMIGQTVTTPSWVHMRQPFWKSNNRLSDVSVSFHYMNQGDMRAIHYLLNNLIVHGFHKPNTCR from the exons ATGACCGCATCTTTTCGAGGTGCTGCTGTTGGTCTTACAGTTGTGCTTCTTTCTTACAACTTGAAGCTTCATTGGAGGAGCAGCGAGGAAGGTCGTCGTAACAAGCAAATTGTGGTGCACACGCGGGACTCGGGCCAAACAGAAAACAGAGGAAGAT CTCCTCGAATATTGTGCTGGATACTGACACAACCAAAGAATCTCAAAAACAGAACTGCTTCGGTGAAAGAAACATGGGCAAGAGAGTGTGACACAACTCTCTTCTTCAGCTCTTTGAATGACTCAACATTCCCAACAATCGGTCTTGGTTTTGAAGAGAAACGTAGAAATCTAATCAAGAAAACTATGGGTGCATTGCGTTACATTTTCAAAGATTACATACACGAAGCTGATTGGTTCCTAAAAGCAGACGATGATACATATGTCGTTGTAGACAACCTACGTCACTTCCTGAAAGACAAGAACCCGGATGAGCCTATATACTATGGTTCCAAATTTATTCTGGAAGATTTCACCTATCACAGCGGAGGAGCAGGTTATGTGATGAGCAGGGACTTGGTAAAAGACATAGTGCTCCACAGTAATGAGAAACAAGAGTGCGAAGAAAAGGGCGCTGAGGATAGACGGATCGGGATGTGTGTAAAGGCCCTTGGTGGAGTAACCGGAAACAGTACAGATCATAATAATCTGGAAGTCTTTCACTGGTCGTCTGCTGAGTACTTTATGATTGGACAGACTGTCACCACACCTTCTTGGGTGCACATGCGACAGCCATTTTGG AAATCAAACAACAGACTGAGCGACGTATCAGTATCGTTTCACTACATGAATCAAGGAGACATGCGGGCAATACATTACCTCCTGAACAACCTGATCGTTCATGGATTCCATAAGCCCAACACATGCAGGTAG